One Methylomonas sp. LL1 DNA window includes the following coding sequences:
- a CDS encoding EAL domain-containing protein codes for MKANRSGNIRRWNLKRWRRGSLVVDSTIKIFLVGVGLALLFALASMRFIRMHETQRMMGHVDELLSTVESAVRVACFTSDVTLASDVASGLLNNRLIAAVNIKSGDRILAEHRRTGAMELENNVVHRAVSSPFGSDETVGEIELSVDNAFIQGQAVEYSIMSSVVLMLEVIASAWAVALVMMRRVVGPIRALSDRTHGICISSGEHVIPPEGNADNEIGQLAHDFNQIIDSMNSLLAAEQTMREDIALNERRFRTLVENTPDIIVRYDRDCRRVFVNRAYCRETGNPVIRVLNTSLDDAEVWLPDMPSREYRRRLQQVMDSGAPDLILLEWTRPDGRWVSHDMYVVAEYDAGGQVIGTLAIGRDVTERKAAERQLLHQASYDSLTALPNRRLFNQRLHEEIARAERHRQGLAVFFIDLDRFKEVNDTLGHGVGDQLLVEAARRIQACVRESDTVARLAGDEFVAIVAENGGIDTLERIAQSMVAGIGQPFHLGQFNAFVSASIGIAIYPQDAGDTETLIGCADQAMYFAKEDGRNNYRFFTGGMLEQAQQRLQLAGDLREALALGQFELHYQPIMTITGGQAVKAEALLRWRHPRLGMVPPDQFIAIAEETGLIETIGAWVFREAVLLAKRWNALAGPDHSRQISINMSPRQFAKGNGDRMAIDCLRACGLASSHIAIEITEGLLLDDGRDITGQLERLRNAGIEISLDDFGTGYSSMAYLKKFNIDYLKIDRSFVRDLETDPGDRAIAEAIVVMAHRLDLKVIAEGVETEAQQAVLAAVGCEYVQGYLYARPMPAEQFMAFVSQSPFTDNRLTRQRADGLEGEWLCQE; via the coding sequence ATGAAGGCAAACCGGTCAGGCAACATACGGCGATGGAATCTTAAGCGATGGCGCCGTGGCAGTCTGGTCGTCGACAGCACCATCAAAATTTTCCTGGTGGGGGTCGGTCTTGCCTTATTGTTTGCATTGGCCAGCATGCGCTTTATCCGCATGCATGAAACGCAACGGATGATGGGGCATGTGGACGAACTGCTGTCCACGGTCGAGAGCGCGGTTCGCGTGGCGTGTTTTACCAGCGATGTCACTTTGGCATCCGATGTCGCGAGTGGCTTGTTGAACAACCGCCTGATCGCGGCGGTGAACATCAAATCCGGGGATCGGATATTGGCCGAACATCGCCGAACTGGGGCTATGGAGCTGGAGAACAACGTAGTGCATCGAGCGGTTTCGTCGCCGTTTGGGTCCGATGAAACCGTGGGCGAGATCGAGCTGTCGGTCGACAATGCCTTCATACAGGGGCAGGCGGTTGAATATTCCATCATGAGTTCGGTGGTGTTGATGCTGGAGGTGATCGCGTCGGCCTGGGCGGTGGCCTTGGTGATGATGCGGCGGGTAGTCGGGCCGATCCGGGCGCTTTCCGACCGTACGCATGGTATTTGCATCAGCAGCGGCGAACACGTCATCCCGCCGGAGGGTAATGCAGATAACGAGATCGGCCAGTTGGCCCATGACTTTAACCAGATCATCGACAGCATGAATAGCTTATTGGCCGCCGAGCAGACGATGCGGGAAGACATTGCCTTGAACGAACGCCGATTTCGGACCCTGGTGGAAAACACACCCGATATCATCGTCCGCTACGACAGGGATTGCCGGCGGGTATTCGTCAATCGCGCCTACTGCCGGGAAACCGGTAATCCGGTCATTCGAGTCCTGAATACAAGCCTGGACGACGCCGAAGTCTGGCTGCCCGACATGCCGAGCCGGGAATACCGGCGCCGGCTGCAACAAGTCATGGATAGCGGCGCGCCCGATTTGATTCTGCTGGAATGGACCAGACCGGATGGGCGATGGGTGAGTCACGACATGTATGTGGTGGCAGAATATGACGCCGGTGGGCAAGTGATTGGTACCCTGGCGATCGGCCGCGACGTCACCGAACGCAAGGCCGCCGAGCGGCAATTGCTGCATCAGGCCAGTTACGACAGCTTGACCGCGCTACCCAATCGGCGCTTGTTCAATCAGCGCTTGCATGAGGAAATCGCCAGGGCCGAGCGCCACCGCCAGGGCCTAGCGGTGTTTTTCATCGATCTCGACCGCTTCAAGGAAGTCAACGACACCTTGGGACATGGGGTCGGCGACCAGTTGCTGGTGGAGGCGGCGCGCCGGATCCAGGCCTGTGTCCGCGAATCCGATACCGTGGCGAGGCTGGCCGGGGACGAATTCGTGGCGATTGTCGCCGAGAACGGCGGTATCGATACATTGGAACGGATTGCCCAATCCATGGTTGCCGGCATCGGCCAACCGTTTCATTTGGGCCAATTTAACGCTTTTGTGTCGGCCAGTATCGGTATAGCCATCTATCCGCAAGATGCCGGCGATACCGAAACCCTGATCGGTTGCGCCGACCAGGCCATGTATTTTGCCAAGGAAGACGGGCGTAACAACTACCGTTTCTTTACCGGCGGCATGCTGGAACAGGCGCAGCAGCGCTTGCAATTGGCCGGCGATTTACGCGAGGCGCTAGCCCTGGGCCAGTTCGAGCTGCATTACCAACCGATTATGACAATCACCGGCGGACAAGCGGTCAAGGCCGAAGCCTTGCTGCGTTGGCGTCATCCTCGTTTGGGCATGGTACCGCCCGATCAATTTATTGCCATCGCCGAGGAAACCGGCTTGATCGAGACGATAGGCGCCTGGGTGTTTCGCGAAGCGGTGTTGCTCGCCAAACGTTGGAACGCGCTGGCGGGGCCGGACCACAGCCGCCAAATCAGTATCAACATGTCGCCCCGCCAATTCGCCAAGGGCAATGGCGACCGGATGGCCATCGATTGTTTGCGGGCTTGCGGGCTGGCCTCATCGCACATTGCCATCGAAATAACCGAGGGCCTGTTATTGGACGACGGCCGCGACATTACCGGACAACTGGAAAGGCTGCGCAATGCCGGAATCGAAATATCGCTGGATGATTTCGGCACGGGCTACTCGTCGATGGCTTATCTGAAGAAATTCAACATCGATTACCTGAAGATCGACCGATCCTTCGTGCGCGATCTGGAAACCGATCCGGGCGATAGGGCCATTGCGGAAGCGATTGTGGTGATGGCGCACCGCCTGGACCTGAAAGTGATCGCCGAAGGCGTTGAAACCGAGGCGCAGCAAGCGGTGTTGGCGGCCGTGGGTTGTGAATATGTGCAGGGTTATCTGTATGCCAGACCAATGCCGGCCGAACAGTTTATGGCCTTTGTTAGCCAATCGCCGTTCACCGATAACAGGTTGACGCGCCAACGGGCCGACGGCCTAGAAGGAGAGTGGTTATGCCAAGAGTAG
- a CDS encoding PAS domain-containing sensor histidine kinase → MTIQPLIDSLGANGFIPHGVCLSWSPGLLWLHVLSDALIVLAYYSIPLTLIYFIKNRKDLPYPWLFTMFGLFIVACGTTHLLSAITIWIPLYWLDGAVKAITAVVSVGAAIATYWVIPNALQLRGPAQLEAEVQHKSRELVAMIAELKKTQAALQASEQRLKLAVASGKVGIWDYNLQTQELIWDDTMFALYGAKREAFSGAYDAWSTRLHPDDKSSTEAALQDAVAGIKDYAPEFRVIWPNGEVRYIKGHATVVRDDNGTPLRMIGTNWDNYEHANALHQLQLAHTAINNSQCAYFWINRHGEVIDANDYACRALGYQRRQLIGLLLWDFDAEFCAASWPGAWAKLKQHGMRSFESRHRRKDGSTFPVELTTNYLAVGGEEYCFSFSLDITERKQADLALQESQNLLKTLIRAIPDLIWLKDREGVYLFCNTRFEDFFGAAETDITGKTDFDFVTPELADAFRHYDRLAIVEGRSTVNEEWITFARDGHRELLETTKTPLFDAQGRTIGVIGIGHDITGRKLAEQKLQDAYAALQQSQAMLIRQEKLAAMGTLVGGVAHEVNNPLMGIGGYINFAYESMDDGKPREMLGKALKEVERIARIVRGMLVFGRQTDPSKQEADVIAVLDSLASLIAAEYKECGVTLSMDTASRPPPAAINDDSLQQVLLNLLLNARDSLAGIPPPREVTISTGLSDSMLEIAVCDNGPGVADAIISRIFDPFFTTKDPGSGTGLGLAVSRQMAEEVNGSLEYRPGPAGACFILRLPTLNSKTEG, encoded by the coding sequence TTGACCATACAGCCCTTGATCGATTCCCTGGGAGCCAATGGCTTCATCCCGCACGGCGTTTGCCTAAGCTGGAGTCCTGGACTGTTATGGCTGCACGTCCTGTCGGATGCGCTGATCGTGTTGGCCTATTATTCTATCCCACTGACGCTGATTTATTTCATCAAAAACCGCAAGGACCTGCCCTACCCCTGGTTGTTTACCATGTTCGGGCTGTTCATCGTGGCATGCGGCACCACCCATCTGCTGTCGGCCATTACCATTTGGATTCCGTTATATTGGCTGGATGGCGCGGTCAAGGCCATCACCGCCGTGGTATCGGTGGGGGCGGCAATAGCGACCTATTGGGTAATTCCAAACGCGCTGCAATTGCGCGGTCCGGCCCAGCTCGAAGCCGAAGTGCAACACAAAAGCCGCGAATTGGTAGCCATGATCGCCGAGCTGAAGAAAACCCAGGCCGCCCTGCAAGCCAGCGAACAACGGCTGAAACTGGCGGTTGCCTCGGGCAAAGTCGGCATTTGGGACTATAACCTGCAAACCCAGGAACTGATCTGGGACGACACCATGTTCGCGCTGTACGGCGCCAAGCGGGAGGCGTTTTCCGGCGCCTACGACGCTTGGTCCACCCGCCTGCACCCGGACGACAAATCCTCCACCGAGGCCGCGCTGCAAGACGCCGTCGCCGGCATCAAGGATTACGCCCCCGAATTTCGCGTGATCTGGCCGAATGGCGAAGTCCGCTATATCAAGGGCCATGCCACGGTCGTCCGTGACGACAACGGCACCCCGCTACGCATGATAGGTACCAACTGGGATAACTACGAACACGCCAACGCACTGCACCAACTGCAGTTGGCGCATACGGCTATTAACAACAGCCAATGCGCCTATTTCTGGATTAATCGGCACGGCGAGGTCATCGACGCCAACGACTACGCCTGCCGCGCCCTCGGCTATCAGCGCCGGCAACTGATCGGCCTGCTGCTATGGGATTTCGACGCCGAGTTTTGCGCCGCGTCCTGGCCCGGGGCTTGGGCCAAGCTGAAGCAACACGGCATGCGCAGCTTCGAGTCGAGGCACCGGCGCAAGGACGGTAGTACGTTTCCGGTGGAGCTGACCACTAATTACCTGGCCGTCGGCGGTGAAGAATATTGTTTTTCCTTCAGCCTGGACATCACCGAACGCAAACAAGCCGATCTAGCCCTACAAGAAAGCCAAAATTTGCTGAAAACCCTGATCCGGGCGATTCCGGATCTGATCTGGCTGAAGGACCGCGAGGGGGTGTACTTGTTTTGCAATACGCGTTTCGAGGATTTTTTCGGCGCGGCCGAAACCGACATCACCGGCAAGACCGATTTCGACTTCGTCACTCCGGAACTGGCCGACGCCTTCCGCCATTACGACCGCCTGGCAATCGTGGAAGGCCGGTCGACGGTCAATGAAGAATGGATTACCTTCGCCCGCGACGGCCACCGCGAATTATTGGAAACCACTAAAACTCCGTTATTCGACGCCCAGGGCCGAACCATCGGCGTAATCGGCATCGGCCACGACATCACCGGCCGCAAACTGGCCGAACAAAAGCTACAAGATGCCTATGCCGCCTTACAGCAATCGCAAGCGATGTTGATCCGGCAGGAAAAGCTGGCGGCGATGGGGACGCTGGTCGGCGGCGTGGCGCACGAAGTCAACAACCCGTTAATGGGTATCGGCGGCTATATCAACTTTGCCTACGAAAGCATGGACGACGGCAAGCCGCGCGAAATGCTGGGCAAGGCACTCAAGGAAGTCGAGCGCATAGCGCGTATCGTCCGCGGCATGCTGGTATTCGGCCGCCAGACCGATCCGAGCAAACAGGAAGCCGACGTAATTGCGGTGCTGGACAGCCTGGCCTCGCTGATTGCGGCGGAATACAAGGAATGCGGCGTGACGCTAAGCATGGACACGGCCTCGCGGCCGCCGCCGGCCGCCATCAATGACGACAGTTTGCAACAGGTGCTGCTCAACCTGCTTCTGAACGCGCGCGACAGTCTTGCCGGTATACCGCCACCGCGCGAAGTGACAATCAGTACCGGCCTGAGCGATAGCATGCTGGAAATCGCCGTTTGCGACAACGGCCCGGGGGTTGCGGACGCCATCATTTCGCGAATCTTCGACCCTTTTTTTACCACCAAGGATCCGGGCAGCGGCACCGGGCTAGGGTTGGCGGTTTCGCGGCAAATGGCCGAGGAAGTCAACGGTAGTCTGGAATATCGGCCCGGCCCGGCCGGCGCCTGTTTTATTTTGCGCCTGCCCACGCTTAACAGCAAAACTGAAGGATAA
- a CDS encoding response regulator gives MSKYILVIDDEPGVRDAFELALTVLGYDVGGAADGPAGIEAATLRRPDLIFLDLRMPGMDGVETLKHLAVLHDTPPPVYIVTAFAREFVAPLQQARELKLAFQLAAKPLTTEQIRQITRTVIGEPA, from the coding sequence ATGTCCAAGTATATTTTGGTGATCGACGACGAACCCGGCGTGCGGGATGCATTCGAACTGGCGCTGACAGTGCTCGGCTACGATGTCGGCGGCGCGGCGGACGGCCCGGCCGGCATCGAGGCGGCTACCCTTCGCCGTCCCGACCTGATCTTTCTGGATCTGAGGATGCCGGGCATGGATGGGGTGGAAACCTTGAAGCATCTAGCGGTACTGCACGACACCCCGCCGCCGGTATACATCGTCACCGCCTTTGCCCGCGAATTCGTGGCGCCGTTACAACAGGCCCGCGAGCTGAAACTGGCTTTTCAACTCGCCGCGAAGCCGCTGACTACCGAGCAAATTCGCCAGATAACCCGCACGGTGATCGGTGAGCCGGCATGA
- a CDS encoding response regulator, with the protein MNDTPKFVLTLYVSSVDDNTEQRIKTLHNLLGECFEDDSWKLSRAKHVLVIDDEASVRDAFELALSSAGYQVECVADGEAGIAAAARFRPDMVFVDLKMPGLDGLETLRRLLARYESPPPACIITTFAHEYAAPLQQARAEKLEFQLASKPLSTDQIRRVTRAALGVHA; encoded by the coding sequence ATGAACGATACGCCGAAATTCGTGCTGACGCTTTACGTATCCAGCGTCGACGACAACACCGAACAACGCATCAAAACTCTGCATAACCTGCTCGGCGAGTGCTTCGAGGACGATAGCTGGAAGCTGAGCAGAGCCAAGCATGTATTGGTGATCGACGACGAAGCCAGCGTGCGCGATGCGTTCGAGTTGGCGCTGTCGTCGGCCGGCTATCAGGTCGAGTGCGTGGCGGACGGTGAAGCCGGCATCGCGGCCGCCGCCCGTTTCCGTCCCGACATGGTCTTCGTCGATCTAAAAATGCCGGGCCTCGACGGCCTGGAAACCTTGCGCCGCCTGCTGGCCCGTTACGAATCGCCGCCGCCGGCCTGCATCATCACCACTTTTGCCCATGAGTATGCGGCTCCCTTGCAACAGGCCCGCGCGGAAAAACTGGAGTTCCAACTCGCGTCAAAACCCTTATCCACCGATCAAATCCGCCGAGTAACCCGCGCGGCCTTAGGAGTCCATGCATGA
- a CDS encoding circadian clock KaiB family protein — protein MTASPKFILTLYVASIDETTRQQIENLRAALSDCFNGDSWVLNLVEVMDKPEKAVNNDIFATPTLVRESPKPVVKVLNGLNMIPQMLSVITRINPN, from the coding sequence ATGACCGCCAGCCCTAAATTCATTTTGACGCTGTACGTGGCGTCCATTGACGAAACCACTCGACAGCAAATCGAAAATTTACGCGCCGCATTGAGCGACTGTTTCAACGGTGATAGCTGGGTATTGAATTTGGTGGAAGTGATGGATAAGCCGGAAAAGGCCGTAAACAACGATATTTTCGCGACCCCGACCTTGGTCAGGGAGTCGCCCAAACCGGTGGTTAAGGTGCTGAACGGGCTGAACATGATTCCGCAAATGCTGAGCGTCATCACTCGGATCAACCCAAACTAA
- a CDS encoding putative bifunctional diguanylate cyclase/phosphodiesterase: MTGLAPNVQLFPIESILDLVTDGVLAIDQRGYVLYANATAHQLLGRKELVGKNCGLPAAHGVGGTDLQLVRRGDMIWAQMRSLPIQWLEQAAYVITLTDITERKRAEENLRITAGVFDNSREAILITDSNNIIVDANPAFSHITGYSRLEVLGRNPSLLNSGRQDKQFYAEMWKTLNHQGAWRGEIWNRRKSGEVYAELLSISAIRDDSGNAQRYVAIFSDISYLKEHEAKLRHVAHYDALTGIPNRVLLADRIKQAIAHASRDRHKIAVCYLDLDGFKPINDSMGHETGDQVLIEVARRIEHSLRGGDTVARLGGDEFVVLLRLEKDHECLASLDRLLALISQPITLKGSSYKVGASIGVSIYPRDNGDADTLLRHADQAMYIAKQSGKNCFYIYDPLADLRIRSQNELFKSIRQALEHNQFEMHYQPKVHLRSKQLLGVEALIRWRHPTRGLLSPLEFLRPIENTELDILIGNWVIMTTLAQFDSWRRNGLEIEISINISAYHLESPGFAHNLRQQMALYDIPLGGLQIEVLETAALADIATVKNIIEQCRRFGVRFALDDFGTGYSSLSYLSRLPVDVLKIDQSFVKNMLEQQADKTIVQGIIALARAFDRQIVAEGVETEQQGEALLSMGCEIGQGYGIAKPMKAEQLQTWHQPAIEKTR; this comes from the coding sequence ATGACAGGTCTAGCCCCCAACGTACAATTATTCCCGATCGAGTCCATTCTCGACCTGGTCACCGATGGCGTACTGGCCATTGATCAGCGAGGATACGTGCTGTATGCCAACGCCACCGCGCATCAATTACTGGGTCGCAAGGAGCTGGTCGGTAAAAACTGCGGCCTACCGGCGGCGCATGGTGTCGGCGGCACCGATCTGCAACTGGTTCGGCGTGGCGACATGATCTGGGCGCAAATGCGTTCCTTGCCCATTCAATGGTTGGAGCAGGCCGCCTATGTCATCACCCTGACCGACATCACCGAGCGCAAACGCGCGGAAGAAAATTTGCGCATTACCGCCGGTGTGTTCGACAACAGCCGGGAAGCCATCCTGATTACCGACAGCAACAATATCATCGTCGATGCCAATCCGGCGTTTAGCCATATCACGGGTTATAGCCGGCTGGAAGTGTTGGGGCGAAATCCGAGCCTGTTGAACTCCGGCCGCCAGGACAAACAATTTTATGCCGAGATGTGGAAAACCTTGAATCATCAGGGCGCATGGCGCGGCGAAATCTGGAATCGGCGCAAGTCCGGCGAGGTCTATGCCGAGTTGCTGTCGATCTCGGCGATTAGAGACGACAGCGGCAATGCGCAACGTTATGTCGCCATTTTTTCCGACATCAGCTATCTGAAGGAACATGAAGCCAAATTGCGCCATGTGGCCCATTACGATGCGTTGACCGGCATTCCGAACCGGGTATTGTTGGCCGACCGCATCAAGCAAGCTATCGCCCATGCCAGCCGCGATCGGCACAAGATCGCGGTTTGCTACCTCGACCTCGACGGTTTCAAACCCATCAACGACAGCATGGGCCATGAAACCGGCGATCAAGTGCTGATCGAAGTCGCCCGCCGGATCGAGCATAGCTTGCGCGGCGGCGATACCGTCGCCCGCCTGGGCGGCGACGAATTCGTGGTTTTACTGAGGCTGGAGAAGGATCATGAATGCCTGGCGAGCCTGGATCGGCTGCTGGCTTTGATCTCTCAACCGATCACCCTCAAGGGTAGTTCCTATAAGGTGGGTGCCAGTATCGGCGTCAGCATTTATCCACGGGACAACGGCGATGCCGATACGCTACTACGGCATGCCGACCAAGCCATGTACATCGCCAAGCAGTCGGGTAAAAACTGTTTTTACATCTACGATCCGCTGGCGGATCTGCGCATCCGCAGCCAAAACGAATTGTTTAAATCCATCCGGCAGGCACTGGAACACAATCAGTTCGAAATGCACTACCAGCCCAAGGTCCATTTGCGCAGCAAACAGTTGCTGGGCGTGGAAGCCTTGATCCGCTGGCGACACCCTACCCGCGGCCTGCTGTCCCCACTGGAGTTTCTAAGGCCGATAGAAAACACCGAGCTGGACATCCTGATCGGCAATTGGGTGATCATGACGACGTTAGCGCAGTTCGACAGTTGGCGCCGTAACGGTCTGGAAATCGAGATCAGCATCAACATTTCCGCTTACCATCTGGAATCGCCGGGCTTTGCCCATAATCTACGCCAACAAATGGCGCTATACGACATTCCGCTCGGCGGATTGCAGATCGAGGTTTTGGAAACGGCGGCGTTGGCGGACATTGCCACGGTCAAGAACATCATCGAACAATGCCGCCGGTTCGGGGTCCGCTTCGCGCTGGACGACTTCGGCACCGGCTATTCGTCCCTGTCATATCTGAGCAGGTTGCCGGTCGATGTCCTCAAAATCGATCAATCGTTCGTCAAGAACATGCTGGAACAACAAGCCGACAAAACCATCGTGCAAGGCATCATCGCGCTGGCCCGAGCGTTCGATCGGCAGATCGTCGCCGAAGGCGTGGAAACCGAACAGCAGGGCGAGGCTTTGTTGAGCATGGGCTGCGAAATCGGCCAAGGCTACGGCATCGCCAAGCCCATGAAGGCGGAACAACTGCAAACATGGCATCAGCCGGCAATTGAAAAAACCCGATGA
- a CDS encoding chemotaxis protein CheD → MSSHAHQPAQFVDVFLQPGEFYFGGRETRIRTVLGSCVAITMWHPRLQVGGMCHYLLAESRGRGKEHGLDGRYAGDAISLFMRELEKNASRPVDYEVKLFGGGNQFPDHAGNSRINVSDNNVEVGRKLLKQHGFTLKAEHSGGIGPRNVIFDVWCGNVWLNHAAGSAEYCPQKPLA, encoded by the coding sequence ATGAGTAGTCATGCGCATCAGCCCGCGCAATTCGTTGATGTTTTTTTGCAGCCGGGCGAATTTTATTTCGGCGGCCGGGAAACCAGGATCAGAACCGTGCTGGGCTCCTGCGTGGCTATTACGATGTGGCATCCCCGCCTGCAAGTAGGCGGCATGTGTCATTATTTATTGGCCGAGAGCCGGGGCCGAGGCAAGGAGCATGGCCTCGATGGGCGTTATGCCGGCGATGCAATAAGCCTGTTCATGCGCGAGTTGGAAAAAAATGCCAGCCGCCCGGTTGATTACGAAGTCAAGCTGTTCGGCGGTGGCAACCAGTTTCCCGATCATGCCGGGAACAGCCGTATCAACGTATCCGATAACAATGTCGAGGTCGGGCGCAAACTGCTGAAGCAACACGGATTCACTCTCAAGGCCGAACATTCGGGTGGTATCGGGCCTCGCAACGTCATTTTCGATGTTTGGTGCGGGAATGTGTGGCTCAATCATGCCGCGGGTTCAGCCGAATATTGCCCACAAAAGCCGCTAGCTTGA
- a CDS encoding CheR family methyltransferase: MPNPPNTHAADEAMAQFRSFGVAVLHRHEFVWIKDYLYQHAGIVLNDSKQALVSGRLDKRLRFHGLTSYTEYFSLLGKPGYEQETVMAIDLLTTNETYFFREPQHFEFLQTHFFSVSPPGRPMRFWSAASSSGEEAYTLAMLAAEHSRTGQWEILGTDLSTRVLEKARNGLYPLSAADKIPLPLLKKYCLKGSGEYDGFLLIDSALRSRVKFMQANLIERLPDIGSFDVIFLRNVMIYFDMPTKQRLVERIQYYLRPGGYFFISHSESLNGMNSDLQMIMPSIYRKPGNE; this comes from the coding sequence ATGCCTAACCCGCCCAATACGCACGCCGCCGATGAAGCCATGGCCCAGTTTCGGTCGTTCGGGGTGGCGGTGTTGCATAGGCATGAGTTTGTCTGGATCAAGGACTATCTATACCAACATGCCGGCATCGTGCTGAACGACAGCAAGCAGGCCTTGGTATCGGGCCGGTTGGACAAGCGTCTGCGTTTCCACGGTTTGACCAGTTACACCGAATATTTTAGTTTGCTGGGTAAGCCTGGATACGAACAGGAAACCGTGATGGCCATCGATTTGCTGACCACCAACGAAACCTATTTCTTTCGCGAACCCCAGCATTTTGAGTTTTTGCAAACGCATTTTTTTTCCGTGTCCCCTCCCGGCCGGCCGATGCGATTTTGGAGCGCGGCCAGTTCCAGCGGTGAAGAGGCTTACACGCTTGCAATGTTGGCCGCGGAACACTCCAGAACCGGACAATGGGAAATTCTCGGTACCGATCTGTCCACCCGCGTATTGGAAAAAGCCCGCAATGGCCTCTATCCGTTGAGCGCGGCCGACAAAATCCCGCTGCCGTTGTTGAAGAAGTATTGCTTGAAGGGCAGCGGCGAATACGACGGTTTTCTGCTGATCGACTCGGCATTGCGTAGCCGCGTCAAGTTCATGCAAGCCAATTTGATCGAAAGACTGCCCGACATCGGCAGCTTCGACGTCATTTTTTTGCGCAATGTGATGATTTATTTCGATATGCCCACCAAGCAGAGGCTGGTCGAACGTATCCAATATTACCTGAGGCCGGGCGGTTATTTTTTCATCAGCCATTCCGAGTCGCTGAACGGCATGAACAGTGATTTACAGATGATTATGCCGTCGATTTACCGTAAGCCCGGCAATGAGTAG
- a CDS encoding transposase has protein sequence MSNDKKHNRPKYSLEFKQDAARLVLEKGYTQQQAADHLGISQSALGRWVRAERKPSANESAVKKSCLNLGDHDELIRLRKENEQLRMEREILKKAAVFFAKEAE, from the coding sequence ATGAGTAACGACAAAAAACACAATCGACCAAAATACAGCCTGGAATTCAAACAAGATGCCGCCAGACTGGTTCTGGAAAAAGGCTATACCCAACAGCAGGCTGCCGATCATTTGGGTATCTCGCAAAGCGCCCTGGGACGCTGGGTACGAGCGGAACGCAAACCTTCGGCCAACGAATCGGCGGTAAAAAAGTCCTGCCTGAACCTGGGGGATCATGACGAATTGATCCGATTGCGCAAGGAAAACGAACAGCTGCGGATGGAGCGCGAGATATTAAAAAAGGCCGCCGTCTTCTTTGCGAAAGAAGCCGAATAA
- a CDS encoding IS3 family transposase: MQQKTYPATVLCRVMQVSTSAYYAWLKALQDDDNKRQDQKLAEKVRQIFTDNKQCFGSRRLANHLQKQGFAVGRFKTRRIMRDLKLKVRYPKRFKVTTDSNHSETISPNRLDRQFKVAQPNQVWTTDITYVWTLQGWLYVAVVIDLFSRQVVGWAIDDHMRTSLCIKALQMAFWRRKPPPSLLHHSDRGSQYASREYRQHLAVMRMEQSMSRKGNCWDNSPTERFFRSLKHEQLNYEKFKTQEAAKLSVIDYLAFYNGRRSHSTLGYQSPIEFEREFSRDAA; the protein is encoded by the coding sequence GTGCAACAGAAGACGTACCCAGCGACCGTGCTGTGTCGAGTCATGCAGGTGAGCACCAGTGCCTACTACGCATGGCTCAAGGCTCTGCAAGATGACGACAACAAACGCCAAGATCAAAAACTTGCCGAAAAAGTGAGGCAGATTTTTACCGACAACAAGCAGTGCTTTGGTTCGCGTCGTTTAGCGAATCACTTGCAGAAACAAGGTTTTGCCGTCGGCCGCTTTAAAACGCGGCGGATCATGCGAGACTTAAAGCTGAAGGTTCGCTACCCCAAACGCTTTAAAGTGACCACGGACAGCAACCACAGCGAGACCATATCCCCCAACCGGCTGGATCGCCAATTCAAGGTCGCTCAGCCGAACCAAGTCTGGACCACGGATATTACCTATGTCTGGACGTTACAGGGCTGGCTGTATGTCGCGGTCGTTATCGATCTGTTCTCCCGCCAAGTGGTGGGCTGGGCCATTGACGACCATATGCGGACCTCGCTCTGTATCAAGGCATTACAAATGGCCTTCTGGCGCCGCAAACCGCCGCCTAGTCTGCTACATCACTCGGATCGAGGCAGCCAGTATGCCAGTCGGGAATATCGGCAACATCTGGCGGTGATGCGCATGGAGCAGAGCATGAGCCGGAAAGGCAATTGTTGGGATAATTCGCCGACGGAACGCTTTTTCCGTAGTTTGAAGCATGAACAGCTCAACTACGAAAAATTCAAAACCCAAGAGGCGGCGAAACTGAGCGTGATCGACTACTTAGCTTTTTACAATGGCCGTCGATCCCACTCAACATTGGGTTATCAATCCCCGATCGAATTCGAGCGGGAATTTTCGAGAGACGCTGCCTAA